A genomic window from Pseudonocardia broussonetiae includes:
- a CDS encoding SIMPL domain-containing protein gives MTEIVTEGSGWFEQPGDRAELDVGFTASARTRSAAVTALGQKVAAAAPALEATGLRVAHRRLWVHNEWRRDRVVGCRAAEDVRLVVEDVAVLEQVLSALIGAEPTSLDGPRWVLADPAAARREAQRRAVADARDRAEGYASALGVGLGELLRLSEAADHHGGPIAYRMAARAEAAAPDVRDLGLEPEPVRVTVQCTTTWATSA, from the coding sequence ATGACCGAGATCGTCACCGAGGGCAGCGGCTGGTTCGAGCAGCCCGGCGACCGCGCCGAGCTGGACGTCGGCTTCACCGCCTCCGCCCGCACCCGGTCCGCCGCGGTGACGGCGCTGGGCCAGAAGGTCGCCGCCGCCGCGCCCGCGCTGGAGGCCACCGGGCTCCGCGTCGCGCACCGGCGGCTGTGGGTGCACAACGAGTGGCGGCGCGACCGCGTCGTCGGCTGCCGGGCCGCCGAGGACGTGCGGCTCGTCGTCGAGGACGTCGCCGTGCTCGAGCAGGTGCTCTCCGCGCTGATCGGCGCCGAGCCCACCAGCCTCGACGGGCCCCGCTGGGTGCTCGCCGACCCGGCCGCCGCCCGCCGCGAGGCGCAGCGCCGTGCCGTCGCCGACGCCCGCGACCGCGCCGAGGGCTACGCGTCGGCGCTCGGCGTCGGGCTGGGGGAGCTGCTGCGGCTGTCCGAGGCGGCCGACCACCACGGCGGCCCGATCGCCTACCGGATGGCGGCGCGGGCCGAGGCGGCCGCGCCGGACGTCCGCGACCTGGGCCTGGAGCCCGAGCCCGTCCGGGTGACCGTGCAGTGCACGACGACCTGGGCCACGTCGGCGTAA
- a CDS encoding DUF4333 domain-containing protein, giving the protein MNPPSSRHRTAALLAGACGLALLTACGSVAPADSVEQQIVAQLGAVTADCPDDLDGTVGSTLTCAATDGDGPFDVTVTVTSLTDGDINFEMERVGGAAAAPTAEPAAEPAVDVVDGAEVAQSVFDQLTATVGTEPDEVACPDLPAEVGATVRCDLTADAETYGVTVTTTSVDGGQVAFDIAVDEAGTS; this is encoded by the coding sequence ATGAACCCCCCCTCCTCCCGACACCGCACGGCGGCCCTGCTCGCCGGGGCGTGCGGGCTCGCCCTCCTCACCGCGTGCGGCTCCGTCGCGCCCGCCGACTCCGTCGAGCAGCAGATCGTGGCGCAGCTCGGTGCCGTCACCGCCGACTGCCCCGACGACCTCGACGGCACCGTCGGCTCCACCCTCACCTGCGCCGCGACCGACGGCGACGGCCCGTTCGACGTGACGGTCACCGTCACCTCGCTCACCGACGGGGACATCAACTTCGAGATGGAGCGCGTGGGCGGCGCGGCCGCGGCGCCCACGGCCGAGCCCGCCGCCGAGCCGGCGGTCGACGTCGTCGACGGGGCCGAGGTCGCGCAGAGCGTGTTCGACCAGCTCACCGCGACGGTCGGCACCGAGCCCGACGAGGTCGCGTGCCCGGACCTCCCCGCGGAGGTCGGCGCCACCGTGCGCTGCGACCTCACCGCCGACGCCGAGACCTACGGCGTCACCGTCACCACCACCTCCGTCGACGGCGGCCAGGTCGCCTTCGACATCGCCGTCGACGAAGCAGGTACCTCGTGA
- a CDS encoding FAD-binding oxidoreductase, which yields MNAPAPTLTDLVTGPVLEGDDPRVAAEVAGFNTAHTPRPALVVGATCAADVAVAVRWATAHGLRVSVQSTGHGLTSDLAGSVLVTTRRMSGVVVDPVSRSARVGAGVRWAQVIEAAAPFGLAPLSGSSSAVGVVGYTLGGGLGPLARRYGFAADHVRSVQLVTATGEVRHVDAIGDPELFWALRGGKGNFGIVTEIEFGLVPVATLYGGGIFFPGAAAADVLHAYRTWVDTLPEETTTSVALLRLPPLPELPEPLRGQFVVHLRVAHLGTADEGAALLAPMRAVAAPLMDLVAEMPFAAVDSIHMDPTEPMPVWDRGATLRELPAEAVDALLAVAGPDVQVPLIMVEVRHLGGAVGRPARVPSAVAGRDAAFSLLAVGPMAGPLAETMPSITQAVVDRMAPWAGRGALLNFLGQAGPERVAALWDDADRARLLAVRRALDPDRVFSPGQALPG from the coding sequence GTGAACGCCCCCGCCCCCACCCTCACCGACCTCGTCACCGGCCCCGTCCTCGAGGGCGACGACCCGCGCGTCGCCGCGGAGGTCGCCGGCTTCAACACCGCCCACACCCCGCGGCCGGCGCTGGTCGTCGGCGCCACCTGCGCGGCCGACGTCGCCGTCGCCGTGCGCTGGGCGACCGCCCACGGCCTGCGGGTGTCGGTGCAGTCCACCGGCCACGGGCTCACCTCCGACCTGGCCGGCAGCGTCCTGGTCACGACGCGGCGGATGTCCGGCGTGGTCGTCGACCCGGTGTCGCGCAGCGCCCGCGTCGGCGCCGGCGTGCGCTGGGCGCAGGTGATCGAGGCCGCGGCCCCGTTCGGGCTCGCGCCGCTGTCCGGTTCGTCGAGCGCGGTCGGCGTCGTCGGCTACACCCTGGGCGGCGGGCTGGGCCCGCTCGCCCGCCGGTACGGCTTCGCCGCCGACCACGTCCGGTCGGTCCAGCTCGTGACCGCGACGGGCGAGGTCCGCCACGTCGACGCCATCGGCGACCCGGAGCTGTTCTGGGCCCTGCGCGGCGGCAAGGGCAACTTCGGCATCGTCACCGAGATCGAGTTCGGCCTGGTGCCCGTCGCGACCCTCTACGGCGGCGGCATCTTCTTCCCCGGCGCGGCGGCGGCCGACGTGCTGCACGCCTACCGCACGTGGGTGGACACCCTGCCCGAGGAGACGACGACCTCGGTCGCGCTGCTGCGGCTCCCGCCGCTGCCGGAGCTGCCCGAGCCGCTGCGCGGCCAGTTCGTCGTGCACCTGCGTGTGGCCCACCTGGGCACCGCCGACGAGGGCGCGGCGCTGCTCGCCCCGATGCGGGCGGTCGCCGCGCCGCTGATGGACCTCGTCGCCGAGATGCCGTTCGCCGCCGTCGACTCCATCCACATGGACCCCACCGAGCCGATGCCGGTCTGGGACCGCGGCGCGACCCTGCGGGAGCTGCCCGCCGAGGCCGTCGACGCGCTGCTCGCCGTCGCGGGACCGGACGTGCAGGTGCCGCTGATCATGGTCGAGGTGCGGCACCTCGGCGGCGCGGTGGGACGGCCGGCACGCGTGCCCAGCGCGGTGGCCGGGCGCGACGCCGCGTTCTCGCTGCTCGCCGTCGGCCCGATGGCCGGGCCGCTGGCCGAGACGATGCCGTCGATCACGCAGGCGGTGGTCGACCGCATGGCGCCCTGGGCGGGCCGGGGAGCCCTGCTCAACTTCCTCGGCCAGGCCGGTCCCGAGCGCGTCGCCGCGCTCTGGGACGACGCCGACCGCGCCCGCCTGCTCGCCGTCCGGCGGGCGCTCGACCCCGACCGCGTGTTCTCCCCGGGCCAGGCCCTTCCCGGGTGA
- a CDS encoding FxsA family protein produces MPFVLLYLVVEIVALVALGSVIGLGWTIAVLLIGSLLGLWLARREGVRAAQALAEAVNNRRVAHAEVTDGLLVAAGGVLLFVPGLVTDLAGLLLVFPPTRALVRRRLVAAAEQRAPGLRTARIHSEGTVVDGSVVRDEQRPVIEGTIVEGTVIDPEDRKAS; encoded by the coding sequence ATGCCGTTCGTGCTCCTGTACCTCGTGGTCGAGATCGTCGCGCTCGTCGCGCTCGGCTCGGTGATCGGTCTCGGCTGGACGATCGCGGTCCTGCTGATCGGCTCCCTGCTCGGGCTGTGGCTCGCCCGCCGGGAGGGGGTGCGGGCCGCGCAGGCGCTCGCCGAGGCGGTCAACAACCGGCGCGTCGCCCACGCGGAGGTCACCGACGGCCTGCTCGTCGCCGCGGGCGGGGTGCTGCTGTTCGTGCCGGGCCTGGTCACCGACCTGGCCGGGCTGCTGCTCGTGTTCCCGCCCACCCGGGCGCTGGTCCGGCGCCGGCTCGTGGCGGCGGCCGAGCAGCGCGCGCCCGGCCTGCGCACGGCGCGCATCCACTCCGAGGGCACCGTCGTCGACGGCTCGGTGGTGCGCGACGAGCAGCGGCCGGTGATCGAGGGCACGATCGTCGAGGGGACGGTCATCGACCCCGAGGACCGCAAGGCGTCCTAG
- a CDS encoding DUF1206 domain-containing protein, with the protein MTGPLVRLRRLVRGGPSDAPGVVVDALGRVGLVGYGLVHVLVAWLALQVAFGVPDAPADPDGAVGTVARTPGGFAALAFGVVGLVAFAVWQVTAAALGFRWVEGGERVRKRVGAVAKSIATTGLALVVVDYLLGVRREGGDTAARTLAATALGLPGGRLLLGAAAVVILVLAVAMTYTGVRRTFLGDLDLSRVGPLARAAVEWLGVAGHLSRALALGAIGVLAARAAFSADPQRAGGLDAALRVIGSSAPGASLLILVAAGIAAFGLFCMADAATRRA; encoded by the coding sequence GTGACCGGTCCCCTCGTCCGCCTGCGCCGCCTCGTCCGCGGCGGTCCGTCCGACGCGCCCGGCGTCGTCGTCGACGCGCTGGGTCGGGTCGGGCTCGTCGGGTACGGGCTGGTGCACGTCCTCGTGGCCTGGCTGGCCCTGCAGGTCGCGTTCGGCGTGCCGGACGCCCCGGCCGACCCGGACGGCGCCGTGGGCACGGTCGCCCGCACCCCGGGCGGCTTCGCGGCGCTCGCGTTCGGGGTCGTCGGCCTCGTCGCGTTCGCCGTCTGGCAGGTCACCGCGGCGGCGCTCGGCTTCCGCTGGGTGGAGGGCGGCGAGCGGGTCCGCAAGCGCGTCGGCGCCGTGGCGAAGTCGATCGCGACCACCGGGCTCGCGCTCGTCGTCGTCGACTACCTGCTCGGTGTCCGGCGCGAGGGCGGCGACACCGCCGCGCGCACCCTCGCCGCCACCGCGCTGGGCCTGCCCGGCGGTCGCCTGCTGCTCGGCGCCGCCGCCGTGGTGATCCTCGTGCTGGCCGTGGCGATGACCTACACCGGCGTGCGCCGCACGTTCCTCGGCGACCTCGACCTGAGCCGCGTCGGCCCGCTCGCCCGCGCCGCCGTGGAGTGGCTGGGCGTGGCCGGGCACCTGTCGCGGGCGCTGGCGCTCGGCGCGATCGGCGTGCTCGCCGCCCGGGCCGCCTTCTCGGCCGACCCGCAGCGCGCCGGCGGCCTCGACGCCGCGCTGCGCGTCATCGGGTCGTCGGCGCCCGGGGCCAGCCTGCTGATCCTCGTCGCGGCGGGGATCGCCGCGTTCGGCCTGTTCTGCATGGCCGACGCCGCCACCCGGCGGGCGTAG